One window from the genome of uncultured Tateyamaria sp. encodes:
- a CDS encoding DUF2182 domain-containing protein has protein sequence MPHLVRSTLWLGFFGAILAAWWVMYSMSLSMDVDLFGRPGEMGARMAAMDPRMPMYMPMAHFGPLFAMWAIMMAAMMLPTLVPTLRSYEDLMVSADGTRAGWLGVLLGYFVVWVAFAALITGVQLALLFGGIIDMLGISKTTTFAGLLLLAVGLFQFTRAKELCHGVCHSPMMYFLGHWRTGFQGGLRMGLGLGAFCVGCCWGFMALGFVGGVMSLLWMGLATLFMVIEKLPQIGHVVTKPMGGLLTLAGLTVLVWPFVTGG, from the coding sequence ATGCCGCATCTTGTTCGTTCAACCCTGTGGCTTGGGTTCTTCGGCGCGATCCTCGCGGCGTGGTGGGTGATGTATTCCATGTCGCTGTCCATGGACGTGGACCTGTTCGGACGGCCCGGAGAGATGGGCGCGCGCATGGCCGCGATGGACCCGCGCATGCCCATGTACATGCCGATGGCGCATTTCGGCCCGCTGTTCGCGATGTGGGCGATCATGATGGCGGCGATGATGCTGCCGACTCTGGTGCCGACACTGCGCAGCTACGAAGACCTGATGGTCAGCGCGGACGGCACGCGGGCAGGGTGGCTGGGGGTCCTTCTGGGCTACTTCGTTGTCTGGGTCGCTTTTGCCGCGCTGATCACGGGCGTGCAGCTTGCCTTGCTTTTCGGCGGCATCATCGACATGCTGGGCATATCCAAGACCACCACATTTGCGGGCCTGCTGCTGCTGGCCGTTGGTCTGTTCCAATTCACCCGAGCAAAGGAACTCTGCCATGGCGTCTGCCATAGCCCGATGATGTACTTCCTTGGCCACTGGCGCACCGGCTTTCAGGGCGGGCTGCGCATGGGCCTCGGCCTTGGCGCGTTTTGCGTGGGCTGCTGCTGGGGCTTCATGGCGCTTGGCTTTGTCGGCGGCGTGATGAGCCTGCTGTGGATGGGCCTCGCGACGCTGTTTATGGTGATCGAAAAATTGCCCCAGATCGGGCATGTTGTCACGAAACCCATGGGGGGTCTGTTGACCCTTGCAGGGCTGACCGTACTGGTCTGGCCCTTTGTAACCGGAGGATAA
- a CDS encoding DUF1326 domain-containing protein: MAVKKRAQADKLPISQRIDSRMPNPGRRQMSPTEWAIKGELFLNCSCELFCPCVVSLGAHPPTEGHCHAWMAIAIDEGHFEGEDLSGLNVGLMVDIPGRMGEGGWRVAAYVDERASGKAYNGILQVFSGAAGGTTGLFTMLVSDIVGAEREKVEIVREGTKRGLYIGRKIQGEIEMITGKSEDHPVMITNSKYWMGPDIIAARGLKSKVRDYGRIWDFGGKSAEICPIDWKGPKP, encoded by the coding sequence ATGGCCGTCAAAAAACGCGCGCAAGCGGACAAGCTGCCGATCAGCCAACGTATCGACAGCCGGATGCCGAACCCCGGCAGGCGCCAGATGTCGCCCACCGAATGGGCCATCAAGGGCGAACTGTTCCTCAACTGCTCGTGCGAGCTGTTTTGCCCCTGCGTGGTGTCGCTGGGCGCGCATCCGCCGACCGAGGGGCACTGCCACGCCTGGATGGCGATCGCCATCGACGAGGGGCATTTCGAGGGCGAGGACCTGTCAGGCCTGAACGTGGGCCTCATGGTCGACATCCCGGGCCGCATGGGCGAAGGGGGCTGGCGCGTTGCGGCCTATGTGGACGAACGGGCAAGCGGCAAGGCCTATAACGGCATTCTGCAAGTCTTCTCGGGGGCTGCGGGCGGCACCACGGGCCTTTTCACCATGCTGGTCAGCGACATTGTGGGCGCCGAACGCGAGAAGGTCGAGATCGTCCGCGAAGGCACGAAGCGCGGCCTCTATATCGGGCGCAAGATCCAGGGCGAGATCGAGATGATCACCGGCAAGTCCGAAGATCACCCGGTCATGATCACCAATTCCAAATACTGGATGGGCCCCGACATCATCGCGGCGCGCGGGCTGAAGTCCAAGGTACGCGATTATGGCCGCATCTGGGACTTCGGCGGCAAGTCCGCCGAAATCTGCCCGATCGACTGGAAAGGCCCCAAACCGTGA
- a CDS encoding DinB family protein, protein MIEAGYVRTMARYNAWQNRQLTEMLTGVPDDELRKDRGAFFGSIMATLNHILWGDTMWMSRFNPDIPAPAVPPEQHKDFTPTFAVWSAERFRMDGTIRLWGDTLNTVDLKGDLSWYSGTLKQDFQMPLETCVTHLFTHQTHHRGQVHAMMTAAGLSAPVTDIVFMPKDE, encoded by the coding sequence GTGATCGAGGCAGGCTATGTACGGACCATGGCCCGTTACAACGCCTGGCAGAACCGCCAGTTGACGGAGATGCTGACCGGCGTGCCGGACGACGAGTTGCGCAAGGATCGTGGCGCGTTCTTCGGCTCGATCATGGCGACGCTAAACCATATCCTTTGGGGCGACACGATGTGGATGAGCCGGTTCAACCCGGACATACCCGCACCTGCCGTGCCGCCAGAGCAGCACAAGGACTTCACACCCACCTTCGCGGTCTGGAGCGCCGAACGCTTTCGTATGGACGGCACGATCCGGCTGTGGGGTGACACCCTCAACACCGTCGACCTCAAGGGCGACCTGTCGTGGTATTCCGGCACGCTCAAGCAAGACTTCCAGATGCCGCTTGAGACATGTGTGACCCACCTTTTCACCCACCAGACCCACCACAGGGGTCAGGTGCACGCCATGATGACCGCGGCGGGCCTGTCCGCACCGGTTACCGATATCGTATTCATGCCAAAGGACGAGTGA
- a CDS encoding dimethylsulfoniopropionate demethylase, with product MAVISPSRRLRRTPFSDGVEAAGVKAYTIYNRMLLPTVFDSVEADYRHLKDHVQVWDVSVERQVELRGPDAGRLMQMLTPRDLRRMLPGQCYYVPIVDETGGMLNDPVAVKLSEDRWWISIADSDLLLWVKGIANGYRLDVLVDEPDVSPLAVQGPKADQLMERVFGERVRDIRFFRFDMFQFEGCDLAIARSGYSKQGGFEIYVPDSAQGMPLWNALFAAGEDLQVRAGCPNGIERVEAGLLSYGNDMTDDNTPHECGLGRFCDTQTAIGCIGRDALLRVSKEGPVQQIRPIAIHGDAVPTCDRPWPLYAGGKRVGQVTSAAWSPDFKTNVSIGMVRMTHWDAGTALEVETLDGMRRATVQEAFWL from the coding sequence ATGGCCGTTATCTCTCCATCGCGCCGCCTGCGCCGCACACCCTTTTCCGACGGGGTCGAGGCCGCAGGGGTCAAAGCCTATACCATCTACAACCGGATGCTGCTGCCCACCGTGTTCGACAGTGTCGAGGCGGACTATCGCCATCTCAAGGACCATGTGCAGGTCTGGGACGTGTCCGTCGAACGGCAGGTCGAATTGCGCGGTCCCGATGCGGGCCGCCTGATGCAGATGCTGACACCTCGCGATCTGCGCCGCATGCTGCCCGGTCAGTGCTATTATGTGCCCATCGTGGACGAGACGGGGGGCATGCTGAACGACCCCGTGGCCGTGAAGCTGAGTGAAGATCGCTGGTGGATATCCATTGCCGACAGCGATTTGCTGCTGTGGGTCAAGGGGATCGCAAACGGGTACCGGCTGGATGTCCTGGTGGACGAACCTGACGTATCACCGCTTGCGGTGCAGGGCCCCAAGGCTGACCAGCTGATGGAACGGGTCTTTGGTGAACGGGTCCGCGACATCCGGTTTTTCCGCTTCGACATGTTCCAGTTCGAAGGATGCGACCTGGCGATCGCGCGCTCGGGCTACTCCAAGCAGGGCGGGTTCGAGATTTACGTGCCCGACAGCGCGCAGGGCATGCCCCTGTGGAACGCGCTGTTTGCGGCAGGTGAAGACCTGCAGGTCCGCGCCGGTTGTCCCAACGGCATCGAACGGGTCGAGGCCGGGTTGCTGTCCTATGGCAACGACATGACCGATGACAACACGCCCCATGAATGTGGGCTGGGACGGTTCTGCGACACGCAGACGGCGATTGGCTGTATCGGGCGCGACGCGCTGTTGCGGGTGTCCAAGGAAGGGCCCGTGCAACAGATCAGGCCCATCGCCATTCATGGTGATGCCGTGCCCACCTGTGACCGGCCCTGGCCGCTGTATGCCGGGGGCAAGCGCGTGGGGCAAGTCACGTCCGCCGCGTGGTCGCCGGACTTCAAGACCAACGTGTCTATTGGTATGGTGCGCATGACCCATTGGGATGCGGGCACCGCGTTGGAAGTCGAGACGCTGGACGGCATGCGCCGCGCAACGGTGCAAGAGGCGTTCTGGTTGTAA
- the acuI gene encoding acryloyl-CoA reductase: MFNALVVNKDEDSGKTSAAVQELSLDDLPEADVTVAIEYSTVNYKDGLCIGPGGGLVRKYPHVPGIDFAGTVEASDDDRYTPGDKVVLTGWRVGEAHWGGYAQKARVKADWLVPLPEGLDTRQAMAVGTAGFTAMLAVMALEDHGIKSGPVLVTGAAGGVGSVATAILANLGHSVAGVTGRPETADYLTSLGASQIVAREEINETTKRPLEGETWGGCVDAVGGAMLARVLGQMEYGASVAAVGLAGGAGLPATVIPFLLRGVNLLGIDSVMQPYDNRVRAWQRIAKDLPMDKLEAMVQPATLSDLPHLGADILKGQVKGRVVVDVNA, from the coding sequence ATGTTCAATGCACTTGTGGTCAACAAGGATGAGGACAGCGGCAAGACCTCTGCTGCGGTGCAAGAGCTGTCGCTGGATGACCTGCCCGAAGCCGACGTGACGGTTGCAATCGAGTATTCGACGGTGAACTACAAGGACGGTCTGTGCATCGGGCCGGGTGGTGGTTTGGTCCGCAAATACCCGCATGTGCCCGGCATCGACTTTGCCGGGACGGTCGAGGCGTCGGATGATGACCGCTACACGCCGGGCGACAAGGTTGTGCTGACCGGCTGGCGTGTCGGCGAGGCGCATTGGGGCGGCTATGCGCAGAAAGCACGGGTCAAGGCCGATTGGCTGGTACCGCTGCCGGAGGGTCTGGACACCCGCCAGGCCATGGCCGTGGGCACGGCCGGTTTCACCGCGATGCTGGCGGTGATGGCGCTGGAAGATCACGGGATCAAGTCCGGCCCGGTGCTGGTCACCGGTGCCGCGGGCGGTGTGGGCTCGGTGGCCACCGCCATTCTGGCCAACCTTGGTCACAGCGTTGCCGGTGTGACGGGGCGCCCGGAAACGGCCGATTACCTGACATCCCTGGGCGCCAGCCAGATCGTGGCCCGCGAAGAGATCAACGAGACCACCAAGCGCCCGCTTGAGGGCGAAACCTGGGGCGGATGTGTCGACGCCGTGGGCGGCGCGATGCTGGCCCGCGTGCTGGGGCAGATGGAATACGGTGCCTCGGTGGCTGCGGTCGGCCTGGCCGGGGGCGCGGGCCTGCCCGCCACCGTCATTCCGTTCCTGCTGCGCGGCGTGAACCTTCTGGGCATCGACAGTGTCATGCAGCCCTATGACAACCGCGTCCGCGCCTGGCAGCGCATCGCCAAGGACCTGCCCATGGACAAGCTCGAGGCCATGGTCCAGCCCGCGACCCTGTCCGATCTGCCGCACTTGGGCGCAGACATCCTCAAGGGGCAGGTCAAGGGCCGCGTCGTGGTCGACGTGAACGCCTGA
- a CDS encoding HIT family protein, translated as MTAYDDTNIFAQILRGEIPCFKVYEDDDTLCFMDIMPRTDGHCLVIPKTPCRNVLDASDAQLAAVMSTVRKVANAAKAAFDADGITLQQFNETAGGQEVFHLHFHIHPRHEGVSMRPPGKMGDTDVIKGYAERISAAL; from the coding sequence ATGACCGCCTATGACGACACCAACATCTTCGCCCAGATCCTGCGGGGCGAAATCCCGTGTTTCAAAGTCTATGAAGACGATGACACCTTGTGCTTCATGGACATCATGCCCCGTACGGATGGGCATTGCCTGGTCATCCCCAAGACGCCCTGCCGCAATGTCCTCGATGCATCGGACGCGCAACTTGCGGCGGTGATGTCGACGGTCAGGAAAGTGGCAAATGCGGCCAAGGCGGCGTTTGACGCAGACGGCATCACCTTGCAGCAGTTCAACGAGACGGCCGGCGGACAAGAGGTGTTTCACCTGCATTTCCACATACACCCGAGGCATGAGGGCGTGTCGATGCGCCCGCCGGGCAAAATGGGCGACACGGATGTGATCAAGGGCTACGCCGAACGGATCAGCGCGGCGCTTTAG
- a CDS encoding BCCT family transporter, which yields MSIQPPLTELPIKTADSGFYRGFSVNVAVISKIIISMLVVWCIVWPTEAGTVLGDWNSVILANFAAWYIWVVTFFVIVCLGLAIWPTAGRLNLGQPGEKPEFSNFSWFSMMFGAGIGVGMLTWAVAEPVAHFKNNPSVIQGATTTLSADNVREAYVWSFLHWGLGAWACYAVAGLALAFFSYRRGLPLTIRSSLTPLFGKTLSGFLGNLIDIVAVVATILGVAQTLGFGVEQFVAGLTRIGIGGLVLDDGSATTLGIVVALLVIMGASTLSALSGVGKGIKWLSNINMVLSIVLLGFFIIFGATFFGAAAFFVGIWDYLVALPWLSFNVYASDGVDGSEAFLLAQWQGWWPVFYWAWWIAFAPFVGLFLARISRGRSIREFVLGAMIVPSLMCFVWFSWAGGTAIDLELNGDANGVILDAANGDKIFAMTEFMLAPIAQVLAWGMAVLIVVLLMTFLVTSADSAVLIVNTINAAGDEGPKARPHILFWGSALGLVVAGLLISGGTGAIQTAMVIGALPFSIVMALMCIALIKAIYNDGRREAAGVPAVHSEIPGATGNGLPAE from the coding sequence ATGTCAATTCAACCTCCATTGACGGAGCTGCCGATCAAGACCGCGGACTCGGGGTTTTATCGGGGCTTTAGCGTCAACGTTGCGGTGATCAGCAAGATCATCATCAGCATGCTTGTCGTCTGGTGCATCGTTTGGCCGACCGAGGCGGGCACCGTCTTGGGCGACTGGAACAGCGTCATTCTCGCCAACTTCGCCGCTTGGTACATCTGGGTCGTCACGTTCTTCGTGATCGTCTGCCTGGGCCTCGCCATCTGGCCAACTGCGGGTCGCCTGAACCTGGGCCAGCCCGGGGAAAAACCCGAATTCAGCAACTTTTCCTGGTTCTCGATGATGTTCGGTGCCGGGATCGGGGTCGGCATGCTGACCTGGGCCGTGGCCGAACCGGTGGCGCATTTCAAGAACAACCCCTCCGTCATTCAGGGCGCAACCACCACGCTTAGCGCAGACAACGTGCGTGAGGCCTATGTCTGGTCCTTCCTGCACTGGGGCCTGGGGGCCTGGGCCTGCTATGCTGTTGCAGGTCTTGCTCTGGCATTCTTCAGCTATCGTCGTGGTCTCCCGCTGACGATCCGGTCGTCACTGACGCCACTGTTCGGCAAAACGCTGTCCGGATTTCTGGGCAACCTGATCGACATCGTCGCAGTGGTGGCAACCATTCTGGGGGTTGCGCAAACGCTTGGCTTTGGCGTGGAACAGTTCGTGGCCGGTCTGACCCGGATCGGAATCGGAGGCCTTGTCCTGGATGACGGTTCCGCCACGACGCTCGGCATTGTCGTGGCGCTTCTGGTCATCATGGGCGCGTCGACGCTCTCGGCCCTGTCGGGCGTGGGCAAAGGCATCAAATGGCTGTCGAACATCAACATGGTGCTGTCGATTGTCCTGCTGGGCTTCTTCATCATCTTCGGGGCGACCTTCTTTGGTGCGGCGGCTTTCTTTGTGGGCATCTGGGACTACCTGGTCGCGCTTCCATGGCTCAGCTTCAATGTCTACGCCTCTGACGGCGTTGACGGGTCCGAAGCGTTCCTGCTGGCACAGTGGCAGGGCTGGTGGCCCGTGTTCTACTGGGCCTGGTGGATCGCCTTTGCACCTTTCGTGGGGCTGTTCCTGGCGCGTATATCGCGGGGCCGAAGCATCCGCGAGTTCGTGCTGGGCGCCATGATCGTGCCGTCGCTGATGTGCTTTGTCTGGTTCTCTTGGGCCGGTGGCACCGCCATCGATCTGGAACTGAACGGCGACGCAAACGGTGTCATTCTGGACGCGGCCAATGGTGACAAGATTTTTGCCATGACCGAATTCATGCTGGCACCCATCGCACAGGTCCTCGCCTGGGGCATGGCGGTTCTGATCGTTGTGCTGCTGATGACCTTCCTTGTGACATCGGCTGACTCCGCTGTGCTGATCGTGAACACGATCAACGCCGCCGGTGACGAAGGTCCCAAGGCGCGCCCGCACATCCTGTTCTGGGGCTCGGCCCTTGGGCTTGTCGTGGCCGGTCTGCTGATTTCCGGCGGGACGGGGGCCATTCAGACCGCCATGGTGATCGGGGCATTGCCGTTCTCGATCGTGATGGCGCTGATGTGCATCGCGCTGATCAAGGCGATCTACAACGATGGACGCCGCGAAGCGGCTGGCGTGCCCGCCGTGCACTCGGAAATTCCGGGGGCCACCGGCAACGGCCTGCCTGCCGAGTAA
- a CDS encoding aminotransferase class V-fold PLP-dependent enzyme: MSLDIEFVRAQFPAFAEPSLQGQAFFENAGGSYTCRQVIDRLFRFYTQRKVQPYADYDASRLGGEEMDEARMRMAALLGVDTDELSFGPSTTQNTYVLAQAFAQMMQPGEAIVVTNQDHEANTGPWRRLAERGFEIREWQVDPGTGHLDPGALEDILDEKVRLVCFPHCSNVIGEINPVTEITALAHAAGAFVCVDGVSYAPHGFPDVGTLGPDVYLFSAYKTYGPHQGLMVIRRTLGELLPNQGHYFNAGSLYKRFTPAGPDHAQVAACAGMADYVDALYDHHMGGGGTQVSPRGQTVHDLMRTREIEALTRVMDALRDRNDVRVIGPTDAAVRAPTVALDLGRDPVAVAAELARQGIMAGGGDFYAVRALQAMGVDPDRGVLRLSFTHYTNDAEIDQLLSALDAVL; the protein is encoded by the coding sequence ATGTCCCTCGATATTGAATTTGTCCGGGCCCAGTTCCCGGCCTTTGCCGAACCGTCCTTGCAGGGGCAGGCGTTTTTCGAAAACGCGGGCGGCAGCTATACCTGCAGGCAGGTCATTGACCGGTTGTTCCGCTTCTACACGCAGCGCAAGGTGCAGCCCTATGCCGACTATGACGCCTCGCGCCTGGGCGGCGAGGAGATGGACGAGGCGCGCATGCGCATGGCAGCCCTCTTGGGTGTTGACACGGACGAGCTGAGCTTTGGCCCTTCGACGACCCAGAACACCTATGTTCTGGCACAGGCCTTTGCCCAGATGATGCAGCCCGGCGAAGCCATCGTCGTGACCAATCAGGACCACGAAGCCAACACAGGCCCGTGGCGCCGTCTGGCGGAACGCGGATTCGAGATACGCGAATGGCAGGTGGACCCCGGCACCGGCCATCTGGATCCCGGAGCGCTGGAAGACATCCTCGATGAAAAGGTGCGGCTTGTCTGCTTCCCGCACTGTTCAAACGTGATCGGAGAGATCAATCCGGTGACCGAGATCACGGCCCTGGCCCATGCTGCCGGTGCATTTGTCTGCGTGGATGGCGTCAGCTATGCGCCGCATGGCTTTCCTGATGTGGGAACGTTGGGACCGGATGTGTACCTGTTTTCCGCCTACAAGACCTATGGCCCCCATCAGGGTCTGATGGTGATCCGCCGCACGCTTGGAGAGTTGTTGCCGAACCAGGGGCACTACTTCAACGCGGGCAGCCTGTACAAACGGTTCACGCCCGCCGGGCCCGACCATGCGCAGGTTGCCGCCTGTGCGGGTATGGCAGATTATGTAGACGCCCTTTACGATCACCATATGGGTGGGGGTGGCACACAAGTGTCCCCGCGGGGACAAACCGTACACGACCTGATGCGCACCCGCGAAATCGAAGCGCTAACCCGCGTGATGGACGCCCTCAGGGACCGCAACGACGTCCGCGTGATCGGCCCGACCGACGCCGCGGTGCGTGCGCCCACCGTGGCGCTTGATCTCGGCCGCGACCCGGTGGCCGTGGCGGCCGAGCTGGCGCGGCAAGGGATCATGGCAGGGGGCGGAGACTTCTATGCCGTGCGGGCCTTGCAGGCCATGGGGGTGGACCCGGACCGGGGTGTTCTGCGACTGAGTTTCACGCATTACACGAATGATGCCGAAATCGATCAACTCCTTTCCGCCCTCGACGCTGTTCTTTGA
- a CDS encoding deoxyribodipyrimidine photo-lyase, translating to MWFRRDLRLSDHPALKAACDSGRPVIPLVIRDQSVDDLGAAPKWRWGLGVEHLAQALEGKGSRLIFRSGQALTVLQKLIDETGAGAVYWSRLYDPQAVDRDSTIKATLKDQGVDARSYGGHLMFEPWTTETKTGGFYKVYTPFWRSVKNREVDAPLSTPGGFSAPDTWPASEDPGDWNLRAGMNRGAEVVRPYVRLGESAAQSRLGAFMASKVATYDAGRDIPAEDRTSNLSENLALGEISPHQCWHAGVRALNEGKAGAGTFLKELVWREFAYHLMHHTPRILDQNWKEDWDSFPWNTDETAQVTAWKQGRTGIQFVDAAMREMYVTGRMHNRGRMIVASYLCKHLMTHWKVGQAWFDDCLIDWDPAANAMGWQWSAGSGPDATPYFRVFNPVTQLDKFDKNRDYVSQWIAEDRRNPADAALSYFKAIPRAWNLSPDDTYPHPIVPADAGRKRALSAYENRDF from the coding sequence ATGTGGTTTCGCCGCGACCTGCGGCTGAGCGACCATCCGGCGTTAAAGGCGGCTTGCGACAGCGGTCGCCCCGTTATCCCTTTGGTTATACGAGATCAGAGCGTGGATGACCTGGGCGCTGCACCGAAATGGCGTTGGGGCCTTGGGGTGGAACACCTGGCGCAAGCGCTGGAAGGCAAGGGCAGCCGGCTGATCTTCCGGTCGGGTCAGGCGCTGACCGTCTTGCAAAAGCTGATCGACGAGACTGGGGCAGGGGCCGTGTACTGGTCGCGGCTTTATGATCCGCAGGCCGTCGACCGCGATAGCACGATCAAGGCGACGCTCAAGGACCAGGGCGTGGATGCGCGCAGCTATGGCGGGCACCTGATGTTCGAACCCTGGACAACCGAGACCAAGACCGGCGGGTTCTACAAGGTCTACACGCCCTTCTGGCGATCCGTGAAAAACCGCGAGGTGGACGCGCCGTTGTCCACGCCGGGCGGGTTTTCTGCCCCGGACACCTGGCCCGCAAGCGAAGACCCGGGCGACTGGAACCTGCGGGCCGGGATGAACCGTGGGGCCGAGGTCGTGAGGCCCTATGTGCGTCTGGGTGAAAGCGCCGCGCAGTCGCGGCTGGGGGCGTTCATGGCGTCCAAGGTGGCCACCTATGATGCGGGGCGCGATATCCCCGCAGAAGACCGCACATCGAACCTGTCCGAGAACCTGGCACTTGGCGAAATCAGCCCGCATCAATGCTGGCATGCGGGCGTGCGCGCCCTGAACGAAGGCAAGGCCGGCGCGGGGACCTTTCTGAAGGAACTGGTCTGGCGCGAGTTTGCCTATCACCTCATGCACCACACCCCGCGCATCCTCGACCAGAACTGGAAAGAGGACTGGGACAGCTTTCCCTGGAACACGGACGAAACCGCGCAGGTGACTGCGTGGAAACAGGGGCGCACCGGCATTCAGTTCGTGGATGCCGCCATGCGCGAGATGTATGTGACGGGGCGGATGCACAACCGGGGGCGGATGATCGTGGCCTCGTATCTGTGCAAACACCTGATGACCCATTGGAAGGTCGGGCAGGCCTGGTTTGACGATTGCCTGATCGACTGGGACCCGGCTGCCAACGCGATGGGCTGGCAATGGTCGGCGGGGTCGGGGCCGGATGCGACGCCCTATTTTCGCGTGTTCAACCCGGTGACGCAACTCGACAAGTTTGACAAGAACCGGGACTATGTCAGCCAGTGGATCGCCGAAGACCGCCGCAACCCGGCAGATGCCGCGTTGTCCTATTTCAAAGCCATCCCGCGCGCCTGGAACCTGTCACCGGATGACACGTACCCACATCCGATCGTGCCGGCGGACGCGGGCCGCAAACGGGCGCTAAGTGCTTATGAAAACCGCGATTTCTGA
- a CDS encoding cyclopropane-fatty-acyl-phospholipid synthase family protein, producing MILTTTDGQTGLPRYFARVFDMAQGMNTGRVDFVLPDGRQFRAEGPNPGPVAEVHIHNDDLFARLIREGDLGFCDAYLDEWWSTPDLQAFMDWVHADNDDIYDGFPGMGLVRKFEKFRFWLQRNHREQARKNISYHYDLGNDFYGLWLDDTMTYSSALFETGQESHEAAQIAKYASMVDQMGAQPGDHILEIGCGWGGFAEYAAKERGLKVTGLTISEEQFKFAQDRIEKAGLSDLVDFKLQDYRDERGTYDGIASIEMFEAVGEKYWPVYFETVKERLKPGKNATLQIITVQDRRWKVYKRGVDFIQKYIFPGGMLPSPSVLRQQITKAGLGIERSVEFGQSYNISLRRWHETFNQKWDQIAAMGFDDRFRRMWNFYLTSCAATFESANCDVTQITIKRPG from the coding sequence ATGATCCTGACAACGACTGACGGCCAGACGGGCTTGCCACGCTATTTTGCCCGTGTCTTTGACATGGCGCAGGGGATGAATACTGGCCGCGTGGACTTTGTTCTGCCGGACGGACGGCAGTTTCGGGCCGAGGGACCGAACCCCGGACCGGTGGCCGAAGTCCATATCCACAATGACGATCTGTTTGCCCGACTGATCCGCGAGGGCGATCTGGGCTTTTGTGATGCCTACCTGGACGAGTGGTGGAGCACGCCGGACTTGCAGGCCTTCATGGATTGGGTGCATGCGGACAATGACGACATCTATGACGGGTTTCCCGGCATGGGCCTGGTGCGCAAGTTCGAAAAGTTCCGGTTCTGGTTGCAACGCAACCACCGCGAACAGGCGCGCAAGAACATCAGCTATCACTATGACCTGGGGAATGATTTTTACGGCCTGTGGCTGGACGACACGATGACCTATTCGTCCGCCCTGTTCGAGACGGGACAGGAAAGCCACGAGGCTGCGCAAATTGCCAAATATGCCAGCATGGTGGACCAGATGGGCGCGCAACCGGGTGACCATATTCTGGAAATCGGCTGTGGCTGGGGCGGGTTTGCCGAATACGCGGCCAAGGAACGCGGGCTGAAGGTCACCGGGCTGACCATCAGCGAGGAACAGTTCAAGTTCGCCCAGGACCGCATTGAAAAGGCAGGGCTTTCCGATCTTGTCGATTTCAAGTTGCAGGACTACCGCGACGAGCGTGGCACCTATGACGGCATTGCGTCCATCGAGATGTTCGAGGCCGTGGGCGAAAAGTACTGGCCCGTGTATTTCGAGACGGTCAAGGAACGACTGAAGCCGGGCAAGAACGCCACCTTGCAGATCATCACGGTGCAGGACCGGCGCTGGAAGGTGTACAAGCGCGGTGTCGACTTTATCCAGAAATACATCTTTCCCGGCGGCATGCTGCCCAGCCCCTCTGTGTTGCGCCAGCAGATCACCAAGGCCGGTCTGGGCATCGAACGGTCCGTCGAGTTTGGCCAAAGCTACAACATCTCGCTACGGCGCTGGCATGAGACATTCAACCAGAAGTGGGATCAGATCGCTGCCATGGGGTTTGACGACCGATTCCGCCGGATGTGGAATTTTTACCTGACCTCTTGCGCGGCAACGTTCGAAAGTGCCAACTGCGATGTAACGCAGATCACCATCAAACGACCTGGATAG
- a CDS encoding TrgA family protein, giving the protein MPDAAKLVAAVGLGLLAFIVSGMIMPLFEEDTNFGWFTYVNVAVGAIAGWMVIGTRAGRGMTSAINVGLTGPVVMVFWCLFIQSCNEMVRIAMKNRYDGAFEALVDIFQIGAEWALLMATIPIWATLLIGGVITGVVTEIAWRNWR; this is encoded by the coding sequence ATGCCTGACGCAGCCAAACTGGTGGCCGCTGTGGGCCTTGGGCTTTTGGCCTTTATCGTGTCCGGCATGATCATGCCCCTGTTCGAGGAAGACACCAATTTCGGCTGGTTTACCTATGTGAATGTGGCTGTGGGTGCGATTGCCGGGTGGATGGTCATCGGCACGCGGGCCGGGCGGGGAATGACGTCAGCCATCAATGTCGGTCTGACGGGACCGGTGGTGATGGTGTTCTGGTGCCTGTTCATTCAGTCCTGCAACGAGATGGTCCGCATCGCCATGAAGAACCGGTATGACGGCGCGTTCGAGGCGTTGGTGGATATCTTTCAGATCGGGGCCGAATGGGCGCTGCTGATGGCCACGATCCCGATCTGGGCAACGCTTTTGATTGGCGGGGTGATCACCGGCGTGGTGACGGAAATCGCCTGGCGCAACTGGCGGTAG